A window of the Synechococcus sp. JA-3-3Ab genome harbors these coding sequences:
- the rnpA gene encoding ribonuclease P protein component, translating into MLPAPYRLRDRRAFQALYQAGQRRSGAGLILLFQPMPAGCEGIPSQVGLVIGKKVSKSAVKRNRLRRRLREILRPLCPNLKPGYRLLLISKPNLLTYKWPELQAEVHRLLQKADLLVSPSPDPEPS; encoded by the coding sequence ATGCTGCCTGCTCCTTATCGCTTGCGAGATCGGCGAGCTTTCCAGGCGCTTTACCAGGCGGGGCAGCGCCGTTCCGGTGCAGGCTTGATCCTTTTGTTTCAGCCGATGCCGGCGGGGTGCGAAGGGATCCCCAGCCAGGTGGGGCTGGTGATCGGGAAAAAGGTGAGCAAATCTGCTGTCAAGCGGAATCGGCTGCGACGCCGGTTGCGAGAAATCTTGCGGCCCCTGTGCCCAAACCTGAAACCCGGATACCGGCTACTGCTCATCTCCAAGCCCAACCTGCTCACCTATAAGTGGCCAGAGCTACAGGCAGAGGTGCATCGTCTTTTGCAAAAGGCCGATCTGCTCGTCAGCCCGAGCCCAGATCCTGAGCCTTCTTAG
- the rpmH gene encoding 50S ribosomal protein L34 has product MTQRTLRGTNRRRIRVSGFRARMRTASGRQVLRRRRAKGRYRLAVS; this is encoded by the coding sequence ATGACTCAGCGTACCCTTCGTGGCACCAATCGCAGACGCATTCGCGTCTCTGGGTTTCGGGCCAGGATGCGCACGGCAAGCGGGCGGCAGGTCTTGCGGCGGCGGCGGGCCAAGGGGCGTTATCGCCTGGCGGTTTCTTAA